From Salvelinus namaycush isolate Seneca chromosome 2, SaNama_1.0, whole genome shotgun sequence, one genomic window encodes:
- the LOC120024277 gene encoding cysteine and glycine-rich protein 1-like, with amino-acid sequence MTREYLPGQTDTHKNNRMPLGGGNKCGCCQKTVYFAEEVQCEGKFFHKCCFLCMACKKNLDSTTVACHVDEIYCKSCYGKKYGPKGYGFGGGAGTLSMDTGAHLGIRPEEPAAHCPTNNPNASKLATKFGSSDVCPRCAKAVYSAEKVLGGGNSWHKSCFRCAKCGKGLESTTVADKDGEIYCKACYAKSFGPKGFGFGQGAGALAHAQ; translated from the exons GATGCCTTTGGGAGGAGGAAATAAGTGCGGCTGCTGCCAGAAGACGGTGTACTTTGCTGAGGAAGTGCAGTGTGAAGGGAAATTTTTCCACAAGTGCTGCTTTCTGTGCA TGGCATGTAAGAAGAACCTGGACAGCACAACGGTGGCCTGTCACGTGGATGAGATCTACTGCAAGTCCTGCTACGGCAAGAAGTATGGGCCAAAAGGCTATGGCTTTGGCGGAGGAGCAGGCACCCTGAGCATGGACACGGGGGCACATCTTGGAATCAGACCTGAAGA GCCAGCAGCCCACTGTCCCACCAACAACCCCAATGCCTCCAAGTTGGCCACCAAGTTTGGCAGTTCAGACGTGTGCCCGCGCTGTGCCAAGGCTGTGTACTCTGCCGAGAAGGTGCTCGGAGGTGGAAAT tcctgGCACAAGAGCTGCTTCCGCTGTGCCAAATGCGGCAAGGGGCTGGAGTCAACCACTGTGGCCGACAAAGATGGAGAAATCTACTGCAAAG CATGTTATGCCAAATCCTTTGGTCCCAAGGGCTTCGGGTTCGGCCAGGGGGCAGGGGCTCTGGCACATGCTCAGTAG
- the LOC120024285 gene encoding troponin I, slow skeletal muscle-like: protein MPDQVQEQKSKISASRKLMLKSLMVAKAKEEIEQEIVDKEEEKERYLAERAPPLQTGGMSFAELQELCQELHAKVDVVDEERYDIEAKVMHNTREIKDLNIKVLDLRGKFKRPNLRRVRVSADAILRSLLGSKHKVSMDLRTNLKSVKKEDTEKEKTVEVSDWRKNVEAMSGMEGRKKMFDAAKGPAP from the exons ATGCCGGATCAAGT ACAAGAG CAAAAGTCGAAGATCTCTGCCTCCCGTAAGCTCATGCTAAAG AGCTTAATGGTGGCCAAGGCGAAGGAGGAGATCGAGCAGGAGATAGTGgataaagaggaggagaaggagaggtatcTGGCAGAGAGAGCTCCTCCCTTACAGACTGGTGGCATGTCCTTTGCTGAGCTCCAG GAGTTATGTCAGGAGTTACATGCCAAGGTTGATGTGGTGGATGAGGAGCGATATGACATTGAAGCCAAAGTCAtgcacaacaccagagag ATAAAGGACCTGAACATCAAGGTTCTGGACCTGAGGGGGAAGTTCAAGCGGCCCAACCTGAGGAGGGTGAGGGTCTCTGCTGATGCCATCCTGCGCTCCCTTCTAGGCTCCAAACACAAGGTCTCCATGGACCTCCGGACAAACCTGAAGTCAGTCAAGAAGGAGGACACAGAGAAG GAGAAGACAGTAGAGGTCAGTGACTGGAGGAAGAATGTGGAGGCCATGTCTGGCATGGAGGGCAGAAAGAAGATGTTTGACGCAGCGAAAGGCCCCGCCCCATAG